In Cicer arietinum cultivar CDC Frontier isolate Library 1 chromosome 1, Cicar.CDCFrontier_v2.0, whole genome shotgun sequence, one DNA window encodes the following:
- the LOC101502913 gene encoding mitochondrial outer membrane import complex protein METAXIN-like, producing the protein MESSNESSRRNTLVVRKPCFGLPTGCPQSLSAYIYLKLSQLPFHLDYHLNYPDSDKIPYFEAGDCVTYNNEKDGIIEGLKKEVGDLDVGVSSLPEWIPTKVMLTTWLADALEYELWVGCDTTSAYIIYYSDLPWPIGKVLFLKKAHWVKQKHEISKDNAEVKEEEIYGRANSAYDALSTMIGEENYVFENRPSSLDAIFLAHALVVLQALPESSILRTNFSKHANLVRYVQQRKVELIGAAGTSPNDPYFGTAASSSTSGGRSTSSSKFKSKHKKEQTKEEKTYRRRAKYFVVAQVVAVVLFLSIMSGFSGDGELELDDGDLDYGYDE; encoded by the exons ATGGAATCATCGAATGAGAGCTCAAGAAGGAACACTCTGGTTGTGAGGAAACCGTGCTTTGGTCTCCCAACTGGTTGTCCTCAATCTTTGTCTGCTTACATCTATCTCAAACTCTCTCAACTTCCCTTTCACTTGGATTACCACCTTAACTACCCTGATTCTG ATAAAATTCCTTACTTTGAGGCTGGTGATTGTGTGACATATAATAATGAGAAGGATGGGATCATTGAGGGCTTGAAAAAGGAAGTAGGTGATTTAGATGTTGGGGTATCTTCACTCCCTGAATGGATACCAACCAAGGTTATGCTCACCACTTGGCTTGCTGATGCACTTGAGTATGAACTTTGGGTTGGATGTGACACTACATCTGCTTATATCATCTATTATTCTGATCTTCCATGGCCTATTGGAAAGGTCCTGTTTTTGAAAAAAGCTCACTGGGTGAAGCAGAAACATGAGATAAGTAAAGACAATGCTGAAGTAAAGGAAGAAGAG ATTTATGGAAGAGCAAACTCTGCATATGATGCTTTGTCAACTATGATAGGGGAAGAAAACTACGTCTTTGAAAACAG GCCATCAAGCTTGGATGCTATTTTTCTTGCACACGCATTAGTAGTTCTTCAAGCTTTGCCG GAATCATCAATTTTGCGGACCAATTTTTCGAAACATGCCAATTTAGTGAGATACGTGCAACAACGAAAGGTAGAACTTATAGGAGCTGCCGGCACATCTCCTAATGATCCATATTTTGGTACTGCTGCATCATCGTCGACTTCTGGAGGCCGTTCAACTTCAA gTTCAAAGTTCAAGAGCAAACACAAAAAGGAGCAAACAAAGGAGGAGAAGACCTATAGAAGAAGGGCCAAATATTTTGTGGTAGCACAGGTAGTTGCAGTTGTTCTTTTTCTCAGTATCATGTCTGGATTCAGCGGTGATGGTGAACTGGAGTTAGATGATGGTGATTTAGACTATGGTTATGATGAATGA
- the LOC101503248 gene encoding uncharacterized protein, with product MGCSQSKLDDEESVQLCKDRKKFIKQAVEQRTRFATGHIAYIESMKRVSTALRDYIEGDEPREFSLDSVVTPPFTPVKKKIGNGIGIGNGNGFVPISAKSFAQTTIEFGVGPNSTLKMNYLRPGGNPVISVEERPPSPETVRIERFETYSSMPHYGIDGYFGMQSPPMNPSIFPYSPPINRPSIPPPSPQNTQWDSFWNPFSSLDYYGYPSRTSLDQTGIDDEYKGLRQVREEEGIPDLEEDETEQEDYVGKRNVAEERTRNVVNSSNEEVIVEDVDDDDDDDEEEDEEDEEEEEDGTDDETETEVEHDAKDSQQVHGSASFEVSKSQAAGHIESSHREMAIGKQEAKEETPGFTVYVNRRPTSMAEVINDLEAQFEIVCNAANDVSVILEAKKAQYLLTSNEHSASKLLKPVAMFRSASSRSSSSRFLTNSSSTRGERYEESKDISEEHCRLSGSHQSTLDKLNAWEKKLYEEVKSGERVRIAYEKKCKQLSNHEVKGEDPSADKTRAAIRDLDTQITVSIHSVEAISRRIETLRDEELHPQLLELVQGLEKMWKVMAECHQTQKRTLDEAKILLAGTPSKLHSKRQSSMSMTDPTRLARSASNLESELRNWRITFESWITSQRSYIHALTGWLLRCVRSEPDDDVSKSPCSPHRSSGTHPLFGLIVQWSRRLDAIHEKAVLDGMDFFAAGMGSLYAHQLRQDSKINSYGSKQNGGNNMEMVEVGQVEEEVTMAPEKLAEVAIKVLCAGMSVAISSLAEFSFDSAEAYSEVVKQWESVKTRT from the exons ATGGGATGTTCACAATCAAAGTTGGATGATGAAGAGTCAGTTCAGCTTTGTAAAGACAGAAAGAAGTTCATCAAACAAGCTGTTGAGCAAAGAACTCGATTTGCAACCGGTCATATAGCCTACATTGAATCAATGAAAAGAGTTTCCACAGCTCTTCGTGATTATATTGAAGGAGACGAGCCTCGGGAGTTCTCATTAGACTCGGTCGTTACACCGCCTTTTACACCCGTGAAGAAGAAAATCGGCAATGGCATTGGCATTGGCAATGGCAATGGTTTTGTTCCGATATCAGCGAAATCTTTTGCACAGACAACAATTGAGTTTGGAGTTGGACCAAATTCTACTTTGAAAATGAATTATCTTAGACCTGGTGGTAATCCAGTTATTTCTGTTGAGGAAAGGCCTCCATCTCCAGAAACTGTTCGAATCGAGAGATTCGAAACGTATTCATCAATGCCGCATTATGGCATTGATGGTTATTTTGGTATGCAATCACCACCTATGAATCCTTCAATTTTTCCTTATTCTCCTCCTATTAATAGGCCTAGTATCCCTCCACCATCACCTCAAAATACTCAATGGGATTCCTTTTGGAACCCCTTTTCGTCGTTGGATTACTATGGTTATCCGAGCCGAACTAGCCTTGATCAAACCGGTATCGATGATGAATACAAAGGACTTAGACAAGTTCGAGAAGAAGAAGGAATACCGGACCTCGAAGAAGATGAAACTGAACAAGAAGATTATGTTGGGAAGAGAAATGTAGCAGAAGAAAGAACCAGAAATGTTGTAAATTCCTCCAATGAAGAAGTCATTGTTGAAGATGTCGAtgatgatgacgatgatgatgaAGAGGAAGATGAGGAGGacgaggaagaagaagaagatggaacAGATGATGAAACAGAAACCGAAGTCGAGCACGATGCCAAAGATTCACAGCAAGTGCATGGCAGTGCTAGTTTTGAAGTATCAAAATCTCAAGCTGCAGGTCATATTGAATCAAGCCATAGAGAAATGGCAATTGGTAAACAAGAAGCTAAGGAAGAAACGCCCGGTTTTACCGTGTATGTAAACCGAAGGCCAACGAGCATGGCAGAAGTGATCAATGATCTTGAAGCTCAATTTGAAATTGTGTGCAATGCAGCCAATGATGTCTCAGTAATCTTAGAGGCCAAGAAAGCTCAGTATTTATTAACATCTAATGAACATTCAG CATCAAAACTACTGAAGCCGGTGGCAATGTTCCGGTCAGCTTCTTCACGCTCTTCTTCATCGAGATTTTTAACGAATTCTTCAAGCACTAGGGGGGAAAGGTATGAGGAAAGTAAGGATATCTCTGAGGAACATTGTAGGCTTTCTGGCAGTCACCAATCTACATTGGACAAATTGAATGCATGGGAGAAGAAGCTCTATGAGGAAGTTAAG TCGGGAGAACGAGTCCGAATTGCATATGAGAAAAAATGCAAGCAACTAAGCAACCATGAAGTAAAAGGAGAGGACCCTTCTGCAGATAAAACAAGAGCAGCCATTAGAGATTTAGATACTCAGATAACAGTTTCAATACACTCAGTTGAAGCTATTTCCAGGAGAATCGAAACTCTAAGGGACGAAGAGTTGCATCCCCAACTTCTTGAATTGGTACAAGG GCTTGAAAAGATGTGGAAAGTGATGGCAGAATGTCATCAGACACAGAAGAGAACCTTAGATGAAGCTAAGATTCTTCTAGCAGGCACACCTTCTAAACTACATTCCAAAAGACAATCTTCCATGTCAATGACCGATCCAACTAGGCTTGCCCGGTCGGCCTCTAACCTCGAATCCGAGTTAAGAAACTGGCGAATCACCTTCGAATCATGGATCACTTCTCAAAGATCCTACATTCACGCACTAACCGGATGGCTTCTCCGGTGCGTGAGATCCGAGCCAGACGACGATGTATCAAAGTCACCATGCTCTCCTCATAGGTCAAGTGGCACTCACCCGTTATTTGGACTTATTGTTCAGTGGTCAAGGCGTCTAGACGCGATACACGAAAAGGCAGTGCTTGATGGCATGGACTTTTTCGCGGCCGGAATGGGGTCCCTCTATGCACATCAATTGAGACAAGATTCTAAGATAAATTCATATGGATCAAAGCAAAATGGCGGCAATAATATGGAAATGGTGGAAGTTGGTCAAGTGGAAGAAGAGGTTACTATGGCTCCTGAAAAACTTGCTGAAGTTGCTATTAAAGTGCTTTGTGCTGGAATGTCTGTTGCTATAAGCTCATTAGCAGAGTTTTCATTTGATTCTGCTGAGGCTTATAGTGAAGTTGTGAAGCAATGGGAGAGTGTGAAGACTAGAACATAG